Part of the Pseudodesulfovibrio mercurii genome is shown below.
ACCGGCGCTGCAAAACTATCTTTGCGTTTTCATTGATGATCGGGTCCGGAAGATTGGCTGGCATTTTGAGTTCTGGCATGAGGACACCCTTGTAACTGATTAAAATACTTAAAAATTATTGATAGATGCGCCGCCGAAAGCCTCTGGCGCTAGAGAATGTCTAGACTACAGAAGGCGCCCTGAAAACGCCAGCCAAAATTCCGTTTGGCGGACAAAAAACCGGTAACCCGCATGGTCCGGGAGTTCCGGGCGGCAGGGGTCAGGTGAGAACCACTCCTGTTTCAAAAATGTCCTGAGAGAGGGGACGATTTTGTCGGTTGCCGGTCCGCTCCGGGTCCCTTTCCGGGGGCGCGGAACGGTCCGGCGGAGAGGGGTGGAGGCGGGGTGGCCGAGGGGGCCGGAACGGGGGCGGCCAACTTTTTTGCCGGGAGGGGGAAAACGCGATTTACCTCCGATTTTTTTTAGTCTATTGGCAAGCCAGCGGTCCCGTACATCAATCATCCAGTAAAGTGAGCTTTTCCATGCGAATTTCCGAACGTCTGGCGAGGATCAAGCCGTCCGCCACCCTGGCGGTGAACACCAAGGCCCAGGAGCTCCAGGCCCAGGGGCGCGAGATCGTCAGCCTGGCCGTGGGCCAGCCCGACTTCTGCACCCCGCTGAACGTCTGCGAGGCGGCCAAGGCCGCCCTGGACGAGGGCTTCACCCGGTACACCGCCGTGCCCGGCATCCCCGAGCTGCGCGAGGCCGTGGCCGCCTACTACGGCCGGTTCTACGGGGCCAAGGCCGCGGCGGCCAACGCCATCGTCAGCAACGGCGGCAAGCAGGTCCTGTACAACCTGATCATGGCCCTGGTGAACCCCGGCGACGAGGTGCTCATCCCGGCCCCGTACTGGGTCAGCTACCCGGCCATGGTCCAGCTGGCCGACGGCGTGTCCGTGTTCGTGCCGACCACGGCCGAGGACGGCTACCTGGTCACCCTGGAGGGGCTTGAGGCCGCCCGCACGGACAAGACCACGGTGCTCATCCTCAACTCGCCGTCCAACCCCACGGGCTGCTGCTACACCCAGGTCCAGCTGGAGGCCATCGCCGAGTGGGCCCGCAGGAACAACATCTTCGTCATCTCGGACGAGGTCTACGACCGGCTGGTCTACGCCCCGTTCGAGCCCGCCTCCCTGTCCAAGACCTGGGAGGCCCACCCCGAGACCATCGCCATCGTGGGCGCGCTGTCCAAGTCGTTCTGCATGACCGGCTGGCGCGTGGGCTACGCCCTGGCCCACGAGGACCTGGTCAAGGCCATGACCAAGATTCAGGGACAGTCCACCTCCAACATCAACTCCATCACCCAGCGCGCGGCCGTGGCCGCCCTGACCGGGCCGTGGGACGTGGTGGACGAGATGAAGCGGGCCTTTGTCCGCCGCCGCGACCTGGCTTACGAGATCATCACCGGCTGGGGCGCGCCCTGCCCCAAGCCCGACGGCGCCTTCTACCTCTTCCCGGTGCTGGACCAGTTCTACACCGAGGACGCCCCGGACTCGGCGGCCATGTGCACCAAGATCCTCGAGGAGGCCGGCGTGGCCCTGGTGCCCGGCTCGGCCTTCGGCGACGACAAGTGCATCCGCTTCTCCTACGCCGTGGCCGACGAGGTCCTGAAGTCGGCCCTGGCCAAGGTGGGCTCGGTCCTGCTGCGCAAGTAGCCAGCCTCCTTACGGAAAGATATCGAAAGGCCGTCCTCATGGGCGGCCTTTTTCGTGTGGGGGGAGGCGGGGCTGCGCCCCGGGCCTATACGTCCAGGCCCTCTTTCTTGTATTCGTTGAGCTTGTTGCGC
Proteins encoded:
- a CDS encoding pyridoxal phosphate-dependent aminotransferase is translated as MRISERLARIKPSATLAVNTKAQELQAQGREIVSLAVGQPDFCTPLNVCEAAKAALDEGFTRYTAVPGIPELREAVAAYYGRFYGAKAAAANAIVSNGGKQVLYNLIMALVNPGDEVLIPAPYWVSYPAMVQLADGVSVFVPTTAEDGYLVTLEGLEAARTDKTTVLILNSPSNPTGCCYTQVQLEAIAEWARRNNIFVISDEVYDRLVYAPFEPASLSKTWEAHPETIAIVGALSKSFCMTGWRVGYALAHEDLVKAMTKIQGQSTSNINSITQRAAVAALTGPWDVVDEMKRAFVRRRDLAYEIITGWGAPCPKPDGAFYLFPVLDQFYTEDAPDSAAMCTKILEEAGVALVPGSAFGDDKCIRFSYAVADEVLKSALAKVGSVLLRK